A genomic region of candidate division KSB1 bacterium contains the following coding sequences:
- a CDS encoding HAMP domain-containing protein has translation MPIKLKLTLIISGIVFGAVVVLSAVLYQTGRTILLQRLQNTCNLLASNLSEYTREEMLLEAAGAGTARDRIQDIVLRFKKLGIDGFQYAAVVARDGRIVAHSDYRLRGGTLSSEEVAILNGLEGLHWREVGDTTYQYFQPIFAVRRTGDRAQRILLGAAVIGFSKAELWAPVRRARNTLLAALVAVFVFSPLVIYLVAERMTALIRQLSRAARAVGSGDLEVVVPGRRRDELGQLAADFNRMIRQLRERLHMQKFVSKLTVDMIRKRAAMGDPPETGGELRHCTVLFSDIRNFSAITAALPPEQVVALINIYLDLQAQIIERNRGVVDKFMGDQVMAIFLGPNMADNAIRAAVEIQRAIRTLNSKRARSGQVVFEVGIGLNDGPAVVGNMGSANRMDYTVIGDVVNVASRLCALARPGQIITSANLVHSLAGSYPLAKWAPLQVKGKKDPIEVFEIDYDRAIVL, from the coding sequence ATGCCCATCAAGCTGAAGCTGACTCTGATCATATCCGGCATTGTGTTTGGGGCGGTAGTGGTGCTCAGCGCGGTGCTCTACCAGACCGGCCGCACCATTCTGCTGCAACGATTGCAGAACACCTGCAATCTGCTGGCCAGCAACCTCAGCGAGTACACGCGGGAGGAGATGCTGCTGGAGGCGGCAGGCGCAGGCACTGCACGGGACAGAATTCAAGACATCGTGCTGCGCTTCAAGAAGTTGGGGATCGACGGCTTCCAGTACGCTGCAGTGGTGGCGCGCGACGGGCGCATCGTGGCACACAGCGACTACCGCCTGCGCGGCGGCACGCTCAGCAGCGAAGAGGTGGCTATCCTCAACGGGCTGGAAGGGCTGCACTGGCGGGAAGTGGGCGATACGACCTATCAGTACTTTCAACCCATCTTTGCCGTGCGACGCACTGGCGACAGGGCCCAACGGATATTGCTGGGGGCGGCGGTCATTGGCTTCTCCAAGGCAGAGCTTTGGGCACCTGTGCGTCGCGCACGCAATACGCTCTTGGCCGCGCTGGTGGCGGTCTTTGTTTTCTCCCCACTAGTCATCTACTTGGTTGCTGAGCGCATGACGGCACTGATCCGCCAGCTCTCCCGAGCGGCGCGTGCCGTGGGTAGCGGCGACCTGGAAGTCGTCGTTCCCGGGCGCAGGCGAGACGAGTTGGGGCAACTGGCTGCCGACTTTAACCGGATGATTCGCCAGCTGCGCGAACGGCTGCACATGCAAAAGTTCGTCTCCAAGCTCACCGTGGACATGATCCGCAAACGCGCAGCCATGGGGGATCCCCCGGAAACAGGCGGAGAGCTGCGACACTGCACCGTGCTCTTCTCGGATATTCGCAATTTCTCCGCCATCACTGCAGCTCTGCCGCCGGAGCAAGTTGTCGCCCTCATCAACATTTACCTTGACCTGCAGGCGCAGATTATCGAGCGAAACCGAGGGGTTGTGGACAAGTTCATGGGCGACCAGGTGATGGCCATCTTTTTGGGGCCGAACATGGCGGACAATGCCATTCGTGCGGCCGTAGAGATCCAGCGGGCCATCCGCACCTTGAACAGCAAGCGGGCGCGCAGTGGCCAAGTGGTGTTCGAGGTGGGCATCGGCCTGAACGATGGCCCGGCCGTCGTAGGAAACATGGGCTCCGCCAACAGGATGGATTACACGGTGATTGGCGACGTGGTGAATGTGGCGAGCCGTTTGTGCGCCCTCGCCAGGCCGGGACAGATCATCACGTCGGCGAATCTCGTGCATAGTCTGGCGGGCAGCTACCCCCTGGCCAAGTGGGCGCCCCTCCAGGTGAAAGGCAAGAAGGACCCCATTGAGGTCTTTGAAATCGACTATGATCGCGCCATCGTCCTCTGA
- a CDS encoding Gx transporter family protein produces MSSSDRAAKHTLGNRRIVYGALLVATGLVLFLFESLIPRPLPWMKPGLANTAGLLALYLFGTREAAAVTVLRVVVGALVVGTLFNPAFLLSLGGGITAVAAMATAKYFGRELLSVVGVSVCGATCHNIAQLGLAYVLIVRRVELFFLLPAMILAAIFTGVLVGLLAHLVLTHGRRLLPVVREGSDAGGLF; encoded by the coding sequence ATGTCATCATCGGATAGAGCTGCAAAGCACACGCTGGGCAACAGGCGAATTGTCTACGGCGCCCTGCTTGTCGCCACCGGGCTTGTCCTGTTCCTGTTCGAGAGCTTGATCCCGCGCCCGCTGCCGTGGATGAAGCCGGGCCTTGCCAATACGGCGGGACTGCTCGCCCTCTACCTCTTTGGCACGCGAGAGGCTGCCGCGGTGACGGTGCTCCGGGTCGTGGTAGGTGCCTTGGTCGTTGGCACGCTGTTCAACCCTGCCTTCCTGCTCTCCTTGGGGGGAGGAATCACGGCGGTCGCGGCAATGGCGACGGCCAAGTACTTTGGCCGGGAGCTGTTGAGCGTGGTTGGAGTGAGCGTCTGCGGCGCGACGTGCCACAACATCGCCCAGCTGGGCCTGGCCTACGTGCTCATCGTGCGGCGCGTGGAACTCTTCTTCCTCTTGCCCGCGATGATTCTCGCAGCGATTTTCACCGGCGTGCTGGTGGGCCTGCTCGCCCACCTGGTACTGACGCACGGACGGCGCCTCCTGCCCGTCGTTCGCGAGGGAAGCGATGCAGGTGGCCTTTTCTGA
- a CDS encoding tetratricopeptide repeat protein, translating to MIAPSSSDLPAKHHGALSLLAAVLGLLLFFATTPEARAQRQLLDFRPGPRAQALGGSLVNEPLDATALFWNPAALAQLTETKLTLSTPGEFVVEYVGGSLFRPPRTGIGFGLGRAGAGNEASDFGSLGWARRLGQSLFLGTSVSLLTKGTESWPTAGLGVVWRPGSGAASAARSRKLSRALAGRYTFSLAAHNIPLVLSDIDHQVRIGAAFHPGGAIPALHLAHHFQRGAESTHLGVEWSPYGMLRLGTGVQYCEELSWGVGAAVRWRNLDVAIAYSTRAKRVFASFSVGIGEDAPTLAARSYEQATRALESGNLRQASRDLGNALAYGLSEPSAILLADSLHRLVQQQDHTIDSLLQVAQRLEDKGWLLNATVTYLKVLRLDPTHPVALRNVQAIKPRVNVYVDQLYASGVESFEKNDLDKARDIFQTILLVQEDHQGARSYLDRLQSLNRERAREHYLKGHALLSDGKIREAKQELEQALAYDPEHAGAQRLLQEVSAELGRQQRQVEALLADAIRAERYNEYLRAYTKYRQAQSLDPSNQSAASGVKRLAERVASHINARLAGGTAAYRRGDYAEARRLLSQVLQLDPQHQEASRLLQLSEQAINRLADESYARGMALFNAQDYAAALSEFGKVLSYRPDHAGALAMRRKVGDLLGVQKLIDQAQQAMARGNLPEALRLFTQVVETDPSHAAARRGVKECQERMASLAEEYFNRGMALYAEEDYRSAIELWNKVLEINPNHSGAREYKKKAQEQLRALETIPLPR from the coding sequence ATGATCGCGCCATCGTCCTCTGATCTCCCGGCCAAGCATCACGGCGCACTTTCGCTTTTGGCAGCAGTGCTGGGGCTCCTGCTCTTTTTTGCCACAACTCCTGAGGCGCGAGCGCAACGCCAGCTGCTGGACTTTCGGCCGGGTCCCCGGGCACAGGCCTTGGGCGGCTCTCTGGTGAACGAGCCGCTGGATGCCACCGCCCTCTTTTGGAATCCGGCCGCTCTGGCGCAGCTCACCGAAACCAAACTCACCCTGTCCACGCCAGGGGAGTTCGTTGTGGAGTACGTCGGCGGTTCGTTGTTCCGGCCACCTCGCACAGGAATCGGCTTCGGCCTCGGCCGGGCAGGAGCGGGAAACGAGGCCTCCGATTTCGGCTCCCTCGGTTGGGCTCGCCGCCTGGGACAGAGCCTTTTCTTGGGCACCAGCGTGAGCCTCTTGACCAAAGGGACCGAGTCCTGGCCCACCGCCGGCTTAGGCGTCGTGTGGCGGCCTGGGAGCGGTGCGGCCTCTGCGGCGCGTTCGCGTAAACTGAGCCGCGCTCTGGCGGGGAGGTACACCTTCTCGCTGGCCGCGCACAACATCCCTTTGGTGCTGAGCGACATCGACCACCAGGTGCGCATCGGAGCCGCATTTCACCCTGGCGGTGCCATCCCGGCTTTGCACCTTGCGCACCATTTCCAGCGCGGCGCCGAGTCAACCCATCTGGGCGTCGAATGGTCCCCGTACGGCATGCTTCGCCTCGGGACTGGGGTGCAATATTGCGAAGAGCTCAGCTGGGGAGTTGGCGCTGCGGTGCGCTGGCGAAACCTCGATGTCGCCATCGCCTATTCCACGCGGGCGAAGCGCGTGTTTGCATCCTTTTCGGTGGGCATCGGCGAGGATGCGCCGACACTTGCCGCGCGTTCCTATGAGCAAGCCACCCGAGCCTTGGAAAGCGGCAACCTCCGCCAGGCTTCGCGCGACTTGGGCAACGCCTTGGCCTACGGTCTTAGCGAACCAAGTGCCATCCTCTTGGCCGACAGCCTGCACAGGCTGGTCCAGCAACAGGACCATACCATCGACTCCCTCCTGCAGGTGGCGCAGCGCTTGGAGGACAAGGGATGGCTCCTCAACGCCACGGTCACTTACCTCAAGGTGCTGCGCCTGGATCCGACGCATCCCGTTGCCCTGCGCAACGTGCAGGCCATCAAGCCGCGCGTGAACGTCTATGTGGATCAGCTCTACGCCAGCGGGGTGGAGAGCTTCGAGAAAAACGACCTGGACAAGGCCAGGGACATTTTCCAAACCATTCTGCTCGTGCAGGAAGACCACCAGGGAGCGCGTTCCTATCTGGACAGATTGCAGTCGCTCAACCGCGAACGGGCGCGGGAACACTACCTGAAAGGCCATGCCTTGCTCAGCGACGGCAAGATTAGAGAAGCCAAGCAGGAGTTGGAACAGGCCTTGGCTTACGATCCAGAGCATGCCGGCGCGCAGCGGTTGCTCCAGGAGGTATCCGCGGAGCTGGGACGTCAACAGAGGCAGGTCGAGGCACTCCTTGCGGATGCCATCCGGGCTGAGCGCTACAACGAGTACCTGCGTGCCTACACCAAGTATCGGCAGGCGCAGAGCCTGGATCCGAGCAACCAGTCTGCAGCCTCAGGTGTAAAGCGACTCGCTGAGCGAGTCGCATCGCACATCAACGCGCGCCTGGCAGGCGGTACTGCTGCCTACCGCCGGGGGGACTATGCGGAGGCGCGCCGCCTGCTCAGTCAGGTGCTGCAGCTGGATCCGCAGCATCAGGAGGCTTCGCGCTTGCTGCAATTGAGTGAACAGGCCATCAATCGCCTGGCCGATGAATCCTACGCGCGCGGCATGGCCCTTTTTAACGCGCAGGACTATGCAGCGGCTCTCAGCGAATTCGGCAAAGTCCTGTCGTACAGGCCGGACCATGCCGGTGCGCTCGCCATGCGCAGGAAGGTTGGCGACCTGCTCGGTGTCCAGAAGCTCATCGACCAGGCGCAACAGGCAATGGCCAGAGGCAACTTGCCTGAGGCCCTCCGTCTTTTTACCCAGGTGGTAGAGACTGACCCTTCACACGCTGCAGCGAGAAGAGGGGTCAAAGAGTGCCAGGAGAGGATGGCCAGCCTCGCGGAGGAGTATTTCAATCGCGGCATGGCTCTGTATGCGGAGGAGGACTATCGCTCCGCCATCGAGCTCTGGAACAAGGTCTTGGAGATTAATCCGAACCACAGCGGCGCACGCGAGTATAAGAAGAAAGCCCAGGAACAGCTCAGGGCCCTGGAAACGATCCCTTTGCCACGATGA
- the dacB gene encoding D-alanyl-D-alanine carboxypeptidase/D-alanyl-D-alanine-endopeptidase gives MRMRFGWKTPLLAAVLLLVAIGCAPSLQRAKPTNAVDHLRTELDYLFSDRAFANAHWGVAIQSLRNGEYLYLRNEGKEFMPASNMKLFTTAAALVKLSPEFRHRTALLTTGSVREGVLEGPLLIKGSGDPSITGRYHGGNMLAVFQAWADSLRRQRIRRVSGDIIGDDNYFADEILGRGWSWDYQSDFYAAQISALSFNDNCMDIIFTPGDSVGKPVQFRLEPATDYVQVNCLVTTAAKGRAEGVTFDRAPGTNRVTVRGSIAIDAGEIREWFSVENPTLFAAHVFRQTLIDQGIAVEGRAIDIDSLPGFTPDPACFRVLATYTSPPLSELVTTINKVSQNLYAELLLRTLGAECKGTGDAAHGAEVVKEVVTGFGVDPEVINMVDGSGLSRLDMVTPMAVVALLRGMRRHATGTFFYDSLPIAGVDGTIRSRMRGTAAENNVRAKTGFIGHVRSLSGYVRTADQEELAFAIIANNYTAPTPLANSLQDLVCERLATFSRMGP, from the coding sequence ATGCGCATGCGCTTTGGATGGAAGACCCCCCTTTTGGCTGCTGTGCTCCTGTTGGTGGCAATTGGCTGTGCGCCATCGTTGCAGCGGGCCAAACCCACCAATGCGGTCGACCACCTGCGGACGGAGTTGGACTATTTGTTCAGCGACCGCGCCTTCGCAAACGCTCACTGGGGCGTGGCCATCCAATCGTTGCGCAACGGCGAGTACCTCTACCTGCGCAACGAGGGCAAAGAGTTCATGCCTGCCTCCAACATGAAGCTCTTCACCACTGCAGCTGCCCTGGTCAAGCTCTCGCCGGAGTTCCGCCACCGCACTGCACTCTTGACTACGGGAAGCGTGCGCGAGGGCGTGCTGGAGGGCCCGCTGCTCATCAAAGGGAGCGGCGACCCGAGCATCACCGGGCGGTACCACGGCGGCAACATGCTTGCCGTGTTTCAAGCCTGGGCGGACAGCCTGCGCCGGCAGAGAATTCGCAGGGTAAGTGGGGACATCATCGGCGACGACAACTACTTCGCAGATGAGATCCTGGGCAGGGGTTGGTCGTGGGACTATCAGTCAGACTTCTACGCCGCGCAGATCAGTGCTCTGTCGTTCAACGACAACTGCATGGACATCATCTTCACCCCCGGCGATAGCGTGGGAAAGCCGGTGCAGTTCCGCCTGGAGCCAGCCACCGACTATGTGCAGGTGAACTGCCTGGTGACAACGGCGGCCAAAGGGCGCGCCGAAGGAGTGACGTTCGACCGCGCCCCGGGCACCAATCGCGTCACGGTCCGCGGCAGCATCGCCATCGATGCCGGCGAAATCAGGGAATGGTTTTCGGTGGAGAACCCTACCCTTTTTGCCGCACACGTTTTCCGCCAGACCTTGATCGACCAGGGGATTGCAGTGGAAGGAAGAGCCATTGACATCGACTCTCTGCCGGGGTTCACACCAGACCCCGCCTGTTTCCGGGTGCTGGCCACCTACACCTCTCCGCCCTTGAGCGAACTGGTCACGACCATCAACAAAGTGAGCCAGAACCTGTATGCTGAATTGCTCCTTCGCACGTTGGGGGCCGAGTGCAAGGGGACCGGCGACGCTGCCCATGGCGCGGAGGTGGTCAAAGAAGTGGTGACCGGTTTCGGCGTTGACCCGGAGGTCATCAACATGGTGGACGGATCTGGGCTCTCGCGTCTGGATATGGTCACACCCATGGCGGTGGTGGCCTTGTTGCGCGGGATGCGCCGCCACGCCACCGGCACTTTCTTCTACGACTCCCTGCCGATTGCAGGTGTGGACGGGACCATCCGCAGCCGCATGCGCGGCACCGCAGCAGAGAACAACGTGCGCGCCAAGACCGGCTTCATCGGCCACGTGCGCAGCCTCTCAGGCTATGTCCGCACCGCCGATCAAGAGGAGCTGGCCTTTGCCATCATTGCCAACAACTATACTGCGCCGACCCCGTTGGCCAATAGCCTGCAGGACTTGGTTTGCGAACGTCTGGCAACGTTCAGTCGCATGGGCCCTTGA
- a CDS encoding tetratricopeptide repeat protein has product MKPLACDMQYRKTWPPKDGCAPRRRLSAGLFALLALAVLIISSCAYYNTFYNAEQAFKAAERERKNRKGDTPTSQETSSYNKAIEKASKILELYNTSKHVDDALLMLGKCFYYQGQYAKAERKFDELLALFPGGELAEEALVWRARARISQNQLEQAAADCRQVIATSKRALLRDEAQYLTAEIDFAKEDYRSAVNRFSEAAKRIADREVRSTAYARLGECHLKLKEYLPAARAFQAAAKHTLIDTRRYQATLNIGRALREAGDVRGAESVFLRMTNDQLAKQYWPDAKLEMAACLVLEGDIDEAMQRYEALIKDHPRTDASARAHCALAQLYETRFQEYVKAHEHYDQVKTEAPRCELVPTAAARVADLERLLRLQATIAELMGKTFAVDSLQQSATPARADTVRPEMRDLMALTPEAEPDTALGVFIRGPARQPSPQQPTKKAITPYPDMDLVTAHLQLAELFYFQLSNIDSALAHYWAAYRANPDSSSAAQALYPLAYIMRVAQRDTARSNSLLQEIVTRFPELPQAEGARRLLGLPRPPDQETLAAALFWQADSLLWEADAPESALAAFASLSSRCPESEYAPRALYAIAWVLEQRLHDNERALQAYKRVQEAYPDSPQGKAAKRKIDAHAREAEKLQRLAEAAARPDSSARQAQAPPLPEERQQEEREPLPDATLQQAVPDTSGTPPPEAPRKRP; this is encoded by the coding sequence ATGAAACCCTTGGCCTGCGACATGCAGTACAGGAAGACCTGGCCCCCCAAGGACGGTTGTGCGCCGCGCCGTCGACTCTCCGCTGGCCTGTTCGCCTTGCTGGCACTTGCCGTCCTCATCATCAGCAGTTGCGCCTACTACAACACGTTTTACAATGCTGAACAGGCCTTTAAGGCGGCAGAGAGAGAGCGGAAGAACCGCAAAGGCGACACGCCTACCTCCCAGGAGACCTCTTCCTACAACAAGGCCATCGAGAAGGCATCAAAGATTTTGGAGTTGTACAACACCAGCAAGCATGTCGACGACGCCTTGCTCATGTTGGGCAAGTGCTTCTACTACCAGGGACAATATGCCAAGGCCGAGCGCAAGTTTGACGAGCTGTTGGCCCTCTTCCCGGGCGGCGAGCTGGCGGAGGAGGCGCTGGTGTGGCGAGCGCGCGCGCGCATCAGCCAGAACCAACTGGAGCAGGCCGCGGCCGATTGCCGGCAGGTGATCGCCACAAGCAAGCGGGCGCTGCTCCGAGATGAGGCGCAGTACTTGACGGCTGAGATCGATTTTGCCAAGGAAGATTACCGCTCGGCAGTGAACAGATTCAGCGAGGCTGCCAAGCGCATCGCTGACCGCGAGGTGCGCAGCACCGCCTATGCGCGGCTGGGGGAATGCCACCTCAAGCTCAAAGAATATCTCCCTGCGGCCAGAGCCTTCCAGGCGGCAGCCAAGCATACCCTCATCGACACGCGTCGTTACCAGGCCACTCTCAACATCGGCCGCGCGTTGCGCGAAGCGGGCGACGTGCGAGGTGCAGAGAGCGTCTTCCTGCGAATGACCAACGACCAGCTTGCCAAGCAGTACTGGCCGGATGCAAAGTTGGAGATGGCCGCCTGCTTGGTGCTGGAGGGAGATATAGATGAGGCAATGCAGCGCTACGAGGCCCTCATCAAGGATCACCCGCGCACCGATGCCTCAGCCCGCGCCCATTGTGCCTTAGCACAGCTGTATGAGACGCGCTTCCAGGAGTACGTGAAAGCGCACGAGCACTATGACCAAGTCAAGACGGAGGCACCTCGCTGTGAGTTGGTGCCAACCGCCGCGGCTCGCGTGGCTGACCTGGAGCGGCTCCTGCGTCTGCAGGCCACGATCGCCGAGCTGATGGGCAAGACCTTCGCCGTCGACTCCCTCCAGCAGAGTGCAACCCCGGCGCGCGCCGACACAGTGCGTCCGGAGATGCGCGACCTTATGGCCCTCACCCCCGAGGCCGAGCCGGACACTGCCTTGGGCGTTTTCATCCGCGGCCCTGCCCGACAGCCGAGCCCGCAGCAGCCGACCAAGAAAGCCATCACGCCCTATCCGGACATGGATCTGGTGACCGCGCACCTGCAACTGGCGGAGCTGTTCTACTTCCAGCTCAGCAACATCGATTCGGCCTTGGCGCACTATTGGGCTGCCTACCGCGCCAACCCGGACAGTAGCTCTGCCGCGCAGGCCCTCTACCCCCTTGCTTACATCATGCGCGTTGCTCAGCGCGACACCGCCCGGTCAAACTCGCTCCTCCAGGAGATTGTGACTCGCTTCCCAGAGCTTCCCCAGGCAGAGGGCGCCCGCCGCCTGCTGGGCCTGCCTCGACCACCTGACCAAGAAACTCTCGCCGCGGCGCTGTTTTGGCAAGCCGATAGCCTCTTGTGGGAAGCCGATGCGCCGGAGAGTGCGCTGGCAGCCTTTGCCTCTCTCAGCTCTCGCTGTCCCGAAAGCGAGTACGCACCGCGCGCCCTATACGCAATCGCCTGGGTGCTGGAGCAGAGACTGCACGACAATGAACGGGCACTGCAGGCTTACAAGCGCGTGCAGGAGGCCTATCCGGACTCACCCCAAGGCAAGGCCGCCAAGCGCAAGATAGACGCCCACGCACGCGAGGCGGAAAAGCTGCAACGTTTGGCCGAGGCGGCTGCCCGTCCCGATTCCTCGGCAAGGCAAGCGCAGGCGCCGCCGCTACCCGAAGAGCGACAGCAAGAAGAAAGGGAGCCGCTGCCCGATGCCACTCTCCAGCAAGCAGTGCCCGACACCTCTGGGACCCCTCCTCCCGAAGCGCCACGCAAGAGACCGTGA
- a CDS encoding NAD-dependent deacylase — translation MQVAFSDELIARLRHARSVAVLTGAGVSAESGVPTFRGADGLWKKFRPEELATFEAFQRNPELVWEWYQYRRTLIRDIQPNPGHFAVAELEAMVPDFSLITQNVDGLHRKAGSRNVLELHGNIMRNRCTACGTIVADVAVTPQSGLPRCACGGLFRPDVVWFGEMLPMNTWEEALAAARRAEVFFSIGTSAVVYPAASLPLESKANGAYVVEVNFEPTPLSAVAHEAIRGKSGEVLPQLIAQLRREQ, via the coding sequence ATGCAGGTGGCCTTTTCTGACGAGCTGATCGCGCGGTTGCGGCACGCCCGTTCGGTGGCGGTGCTCACCGGGGCAGGCGTGTCGGCGGAAAGCGGGGTGCCGACTTTCCGCGGTGCAGACGGCCTTTGGAAAAAGTTCCGTCCGGAGGAATTGGCTACTTTCGAGGCGTTCCAGCGCAATCCTGAATTGGTCTGGGAATGGTACCAGTACCGGCGCACGCTCATCCGCGACATCCAGCCGAACCCAGGCCATTTTGCCGTGGCGGAACTGGAGGCGATGGTCCCGGACTTTTCTCTGATCACCCAGAACGTGGACGGTCTGCACCGCAAGGCCGGCAGCCGGAACGTGCTGGAGCTGCACGGCAACATCATGCGCAATCGATGCACCGCGTGCGGCACAATCGTGGCGGATGTGGCGGTGACCCCCCAGTCCGGCCTGCCGCGCTGCGCGTGCGGAGGTCTGTTCCGCCCCGATGTGGTGTGGTTCGGCGAGATGCTCCCCATGAACACCTGGGAAGAGGCACTGGCCGCAGCTCGCCGTGCCGAAGTCTTTTTTTCCATCGGCACCTCGGCAGTGGTCTATCCGGCGGCTTCGCTGCCGCTCGAGTCCAAAGCCAACGGTGCCTATGTTGTCGAAGTCAACTTTGAACCGACGCCCCTGAGCGCAGTTGCCCACGAAGCAATTCGCGGCAAGTCCGGGGAGGTCCTGCCGCAGTTGATTGCGCAATTGAGAAGGGAGCAATGA
- a CDS encoding NusG domain II-containing protein translates to MKVARAKAGDAQWRLLTPADRLLIAVLLALSAGSFAAVERLRPLGETVVVEADNREVYRGPLREARHLEAHGPVGRTVVEIQNGAAWVSYSDCHLHICVRTGKISQAGSVIACVPNRVVVRIEGRRQNRYDVIIG, encoded by the coding sequence GTGAAGGTGGCACGTGCCAAAGCTGGTGACGCGCAGTGGCGGCTCCTTACGCCCGCCGACCGCCTGCTCATCGCAGTTCTGTTGGCCCTGAGTGCAGGGAGCTTTGCCGCAGTGGAAAGGCTGCGCCCCCTGGGCGAGACGGTGGTGGTGGAGGCCGACAACCGCGAGGTCTATCGCGGCCCTTTGCGCGAGGCGCGCCATCTGGAGGCGCATGGGCCCGTGGGGCGTACGGTGGTGGAGATCCAAAACGGCGCCGCCTGGGTGAGCTACTCGGATTGCCATCTGCACATCTGCGTGCGCACCGGAAAAATCAGCCAGGCCGGCTCGGTCATTGCCTGCGTGCCCAATCGTGTGGTGGTGAGAATTGAGGGCCGTCGTCAGAACCGATACGATGTCATCATCGGATAG
- a CDS encoding dipeptide epimerase, producing MKITAYPVRLPLRHTFRIARHAEDVSENFYVTVQWDGLLGVGEGAPSPRSGESVERGIAEVARAAVVLQEHPSPEAALAALPGLPVESLAARAALEMAFLDLWAKQQDKPLYQVLGIVPGPIPPTSFTLGIAAPEEIRRKVREAQPYRILKVKLGSRDDYAIVEVVRQLTDKPLRVDANEGWTPEQAAATIRWLEDKGVELVEQPLPAGNLAAMRWLRERVTLPLIADESSRVAADIPGLAGVFDGINIKLSKCGGLREALQMIRLARRHGLKVMLGCMIESSVGITAAAHLASLVDYVDLDGHLLLAEDPYEGVTLRDGTLLLPERPGLGVTPRAPSQ from the coding sequence ATGAAAATCACCGCGTACCCGGTCCGTTTGCCGCTGCGCCATACATTCCGCATCGCGCGGCACGCGGAAGATGTGAGCGAAAACTTTTACGTGACGGTCCAGTGGGACGGTCTGCTCGGCGTGGGCGAGGGCGCCCCCTCGCCGCGCTCCGGCGAGTCGGTGGAGCGCGGCATCGCCGAGGTGGCGAGGGCCGCCGTGGTGCTGCAAGAGCACCCCTCACCTGAGGCAGCCCTGGCGGCCCTGCCGGGGCTCCCGGTGGAGAGCCTCGCTGCGCGCGCCGCCTTAGAGATGGCCTTCCTTGACCTTTGGGCCAAGCAGCAAGACAAGCCCCTTTACCAGGTGCTGGGTATCGTGCCCGGGCCCATACCGCCAACCTCTTTCACCTTGGGAATTGCTGCGCCTGAGGAGATCCGCCGCAAAGTCCGCGAGGCCCAGCCGTACCGCATCCTCAAGGTCAAGCTGGGCTCACGCGACGACTATGCCATCGTCGAGGTGGTGCGGCAACTGACCGACAAACCGTTGCGCGTGGATGCCAACGAGGGGTGGACACCGGAGCAGGCCGCGGCGACCATCAGGTGGCTTGAGGACAAAGGCGTAGAGCTTGTGGAGCAACCCCTCCCTGCCGGCAATTTGGCAGCCATGCGCTGGTTGCGGGAACGCGTGACTCTGCCCCTCATCGCCGACGAAAGCAGCCGCGTCGCCGCCGATATCCCTGGACTGGCCGGCGTCTTTGATGGCATCAACATCAAGTTGAGCAAGTGCGGTGGGCTGCGCGAGGCGCTCCAGATGATCCGCCTGGCGCGCCGTCACGGCCTCAAAGTGATGCTGGGCTGCATGATCGAAAGCTCCGTGGGCATCACCGCGGCAGCGCATCTTGCGTCACTGGTGGACTATGTGGACTTGGACGGCCATCTCCTCCTGGCCGAAGATCCGTATGAAGGCGTGACACTGCGCGACGGCACGCTCCTTTTGCCTGAGCGACCCGGTTTGGGCGTTACTCCACGGGCACCGTCTCAGTGA